In Scatophagus argus isolate fScaArg1 chromosome 7, fScaArg1.pri, whole genome shotgun sequence, a genomic segment contains:
- the LOC124062360 gene encoding mixed lineage kinase domain-like protein, with product MDFIDPILSVATQIYTLVENVKANKKRCRRVSDRVKALEELVRSIQQRGRGQTSADVENALKELCITLNSAQELIRKYTLANWMERILNSSSHGDEFNSVNERLNDAFQVLSGALQVEQGGLLYQVFELTSREKEDEVDGREDDRELKRLLLDHMKSQQEKTEAMMREFEHLKSKVENVMEMLSKPSITDEVIRMIKPDEIKYLDDPKVPFMTTGTSEVYRGEYHGFQVAVKRYTEPVNTSPREVRSVFNKEVETMKRFESPNILRMFGICVLEEDGPSPQFLIIMEYCEKGSLRQVLDSDCQLSWTRKACMCLDAAKGLYRLHQTEVKSKVHGCINSSKFLVAKDYTVKLGGFELAKTETSLKKVAKNKQTRSLCYSPPQMLSDINHVYSKAYEMYSFGVVLWEIATRRRPFEGFSDQDIYQKVCEEKFQEPLPADCPAALGHLIKACRAYDSFHRPSAGALVDKLRTAVAQLEDQ from the exons ATGGACTTCATAGACCCCATCCTGTCCGTGGCCACACAGATCTACACCCTGGTGGAGAATGTGAAGGCCAACAAGAAGCGCTGCCGACGTGTTTCTGACCGGGTCAAAGCCCTGGAAGAGCTGGTGAGGTCCATCCAACAGAGAGGGCGGGGACAAACCTCTGCTGACGTTGAAAATGCTCTGAAGGAGCTCTGCATCACTCTGAACTCAGCGCAGGAGCTCATCAGGAAGTACACTTTGGCCAACTGGATGGAGCGCATCCTCAACTCCAGTAGCCACGGAGACGAGTTCAACAGCGTGAACGAACGTCTCAACGATGCCTTCCAGGTCCTGTCTGGAGctctgcaggtggagcaggGGGGCCTGCTGTACCAGGTGTTTGAACTGACctccagagagaaagaggacgaGGTGGACGGGAGGGAGGACGACAGGGAACTGAAGAGAT TGCTTCTGGACCACATGAAGAGccagcaggagaaaacagaggCCATGATGAGAGAATTCGAACACCTCAAAAGCAAAGTGGAAAATGTCATGGAGATGT tgagTAAGCCCAGCATCACTGACGAAGTCATCCGAATGATCAAACCAGACGAGATCAAGTATCTCGATGATCCCAAAGTGCCTTTCATGACAACAGGGACCTCAGAGGTCTACAGGGGGGAGTATCATGGATTCCAGGTGGCCGTCAAGAGATACACGGAACCTGTGAACACCAGCCCGAG GGAGGTGCGGTCTGTTTTCAATAAGGAAGTTGAAACAATGAAGCGGTTTGAGTCGCCCAACATCCTGCGAATGTTTGGCATCTGCGTGCTGGAGGAGGATG GACCCAGCCCTCAGTTCCTCATCATCATGGAGTACTGTGAGAAGGGAAGCCTCCGTCAGGTCCTGGACTCTGACTGCCAACTGTCCTGGACCAGGAAAGCATGTATGTGTCTGGATGCAGCAAAAGGACTCTACAG GCTGCACCAGACAGAGGTAAAGTCTAAGGTTCACGGATGCATCAACAGCAGCAAGTTCCTGGTGGCTAAGGACTACACAGTCAAG ctggGAGGTTTTGAGCTGGCAAAAACCGAGACGTCGCTAAAAAAGGTAGCAAAGAACAAACAGACGAGGTCTCTGTGCTACTCCCCTCCTCAGATGCTCAGCGACATCAACCACGTCTACAGCAAAGCATATGAGATGTACAG CTTTGGAGTGGTCCTGTGGGAAATTGCGACCCGTAGGAGACCTTTTGAAG GTTTCTCGGATCAGGACATCTATCAGAAAGTGTGCGAGGAGAAATTTCAGGAGCCGCTCCCTGCCGACTGTCCTGCAGCACTGGGACATCTGATCAAAGCCTGTCGGGCCTATGACAGCTTTCACAGACCGTCTGCTGGAG cactGGTGGATAAACTGCGCACTGCGGTGGCACAGTTGGAGGATCAATGA
- the LOC124062582 gene encoding arp2/3 complex-activating protein rickA-like — protein MDIVDFVLNMSSVILKMVDNAKANKDRLQRVAQRVKALQELVLTIKQRGSGQISFTVGNALRELSATLTCAKQVMEKYSQSKPVMNFLKSTIHEDKFYKINERLTDNFQILSGALQIEQGNVLHKVYETVSGRRQDEATMPPMPPMPPMPVSSPTAPMPPMPVSSPTAPMPPMPVSSPTAPMPPMPIYGPTAPMSPMPMSGPTAPMPPMPIYGPTAPMPSMPIYGPTSPVSIMPPMPVSIHAAPMPQPRIMAPMPFSNIIVSKPAFVSPVVISSTMVSKPVLRTVAPVQANLAPMTLSAQNTAVVTTYVVKKSHFP, from the coding sequence ATGGATATAGTTGATTTTGTCTTGAACATGAGCTCAGTCATCCTCAAGATGGTTGACAATGCGAAGGCCAACAAGGACCGCTTACAACGAGTCGCCCAAAGAGTCAAGGCCCTGCAGGAACTAGTTCTCACCATCAAACAGAGGGGGTCAGGTCAAATCTCTTTCACTGTGGGCAACGCTCTGCGGGAACTCAGTGCCACTCTGACCTGTGCCAAGCAGGTGATGGAGAAATATTCCCAGTCTAAACCTGTAATGAACTTCCTGAAATCCACCATTCATGAAGACAAGTTCTACAAGATCAATGAAAGACTCACTGATAACTTTCAGATCCTGTCTGGAGCTCTACAGATCGAACAGGGGAATGTACTGCACAAAGTGTATGAAACTGTCTCAGGAAGGAGACAGGATGAAGCAACCATGCCCCCCATGCCCCCCATGCCCCCCATGCCAGTGTCTAGTCCCACAGCTCCCATGCCCCCCATGCCAGTGTCTAGTCCCACAGCTCCCATGCCCCCCATGCCAGTGTCTAGTCCCACAGCTCCCATGCCCCCCATGCCAATCTATGGTCCCACAGCTCCCATGTCCCCTATGCCCATGTCTGGTCCCACAGCTCCCATGCCGCCCATGCCAATCTATGGTCCCACAGCTCCCATGCCGTCCATGCCAATCTATGGTCCCACATCTCCTGTCAGCATCATGCCCCCCATGCCAGTGTCTATCCATGCTGCTCCCATGCCTCAGCCTAGAATCATGGCCCCCATGCCTTTCTCCAACATCATTGTATCCAAGCCTGCTTTTGTGTCCCCTGTTGTTATCTCCTCCACCATGGTTTCCAAACCTGTCCTAAGGACTGTTGCCCCAGTGCAAGCAAATTTGGCCCCAATGACTTTATCAGCACAAAATACAGCTGTTGTAACCACTTATGTGGTCAAGAAGTCTCATTTTCCTTAA
- the LOC124062175 gene encoding transmembrane emp24 domain-containing protein 6-like: MLFNTLLIVLISQRVWTQRSGPSLGEVDAGLFRGSDQYDFAMEVPAAGMECFWHFAQQSGNFYLMYMVQRVTGMATDHRIFVTVNSPQGVLITLKNEPVGQMNFQAEETGFYRMCLGNHNNQFGGIRVFVNFGVIYEGLEMEEGEEVLNNTLANIEESVQKIQNQIFHMWRFYNFARMRKGKDHYLLLFNLSYVTWWSATQSFLILLTGYLQLLVLKRLFHRDSSRPRC; encoded by the exons ATGCTGTTCAACACTCTGCTCATAGTGCTGATCTCTCAGCGTGTCTGGACCCAAAGGTCTGGACCTTCCCTCGGCGAGGTGGACGCAGGTTTGTTCAGGGGATCGGATCAATATGACTTTGCCATGGAGGTTCCCGCTGCAGGGATGGAGTGTTTCTGGCACTTTGCCCAGCAGAGTGGAAACTTCTACCTGATGTACATG GTGCAGCGGGTAACCGGGATGGCCACTGATCACCGGATTTTTGTGACAGTCAACTCACCACAGGGCGTTCTCATCACTTTAAAGAACGAGCCCGTCGGTCAAATGAACTTCCAGGCTGAGGAGACAG GTTTTTACCGGATGTGTCTTGGGAATCACAACAACCAGTTCGGAGGAATCAGGGTCTTTGTTAACTTTGGTGTCATCTACGAAGGTCttgagatggaggagggagaggaagtcCTCAACAACACTTTGGCTAATATTGAG GAGAGTGTGCAGAAGATCCAGAATCAGATCTTCCACATGTGGCGCTTTTACAACTTCGCCCGCATGAGGAAGGGGAAGGATCACTACCTCCTCCTGTTCAACCTCAGCTACGTCACCTGGTGGTCGGCGACCCAAAgcttcctcatcctcctgaCTGGATACCTGCAGCTCCTGGTCCTCAAGAGACTCTTCCACAGAGACTCCAGCAGGCCGCGATGCTGA